Proteins encoded together in one Paenibacillus sp. J23TS9 window:
- a CDS encoding RNA polymerase sigma factor, whose translation MQDTEELYREYSTQVYKFVFSLCHSHLLAEEITQETFYRAVKSIHRYDGTCKVYVWLCQIAKHVWYQELAKQKKRKDDAFIDTPLVDPVSPESQFILAQNKMELYKQLHSLEPNTKEVMYLRMTGEFSFREIGEILGRDETWARVTFYRGMPPVLPADDGAARFEPTHPSCGRSRETRLPQKSEKKEQTDAHPFHFCRTCAGHGRHRTFCHRSTGVLQGCKNILSECQRSFRSSFNAGKRQGFDILE comes from the coding sequence ATGCAGGACACCGAGGAACTCTACAGGGAATATTCGACGCAAGTATATAAGTTCGTGTTCAGTTTGTGTCATAGCCACTTGCTGGCGGAAGAGATCACCCAGGAAACCTTTTATAGAGCCGTAAAGTCCATACATAGATACGACGGAACCTGCAAGGTGTATGTCTGGCTGTGTCAAATTGCCAAGCATGTGTGGTATCAGGAACTGGCTAAGCAAAAAAAGAGAAAAGACGACGCCTTCATAGACACGCCCTTAGTCGATCCGGTTTCCCCGGAGTCTCAGTTCATCCTGGCTCAAAATAAAATGGAATTATATAAGCAGCTTCATTCCCTAGAACCCAATACCAAAGAAGTCATGTACCTGCGCATGACCGGCGAATTCAGCTTTCGGGAGATTGGCGAAATTCTTGGAAGGGACGAAACGTGGGCAAGAGTGACCTTTTACCGCGGAATGCCGCCAGTATTACCAGCAGATGACGGAGCCGCTCGATTCGAGCCTACCCATCCTAGCTGCGGAAGAAGTAGAGAAACTCGATTACCTCAAAAAAGTGAGAAAAAAGAACAAACAGACGCTCATCCTTTCCATTTTTGCCGTACTTGTGCTGGTCATGGCCGTCATCGGACTTTTTGCCATCGGTCTACCGGTGTCCTCCAAGGATGTAAAAATATCTTATCAGAATGTCAACGATCGTTTAGAAGTTCATTTAACGCTGGAAAACGGCAAGGATTTGATATTCTCGAATAA
- a CDS encoding YfbR-like 5'-deoxynucleotidase, whose translation MGIHTYFQSLNDLERIIRCPGKFKFEEHSVSAHSWKVVQYAKTLADIEESNGVDIDWKKLYEITSSHDYGEIFIGDIKTPVKHHSLELRAMLQQVEEGMVAHFIDEHIPEEFKPIFRRQLREGKDDSVEGRILEVADKMDQVYEAFAELARGNTEKEFIVMYRNALIKIKSIELHCVDYFLQYILPDLVREGSRSPINIEQITNEALSS comes from the coding sequence ATGGGAATTCATACGTATTTTCAATCGCTAAATGACCTTGAGCGCATTATTCGCTGTCCCGGCAAATTCAAATTCGAAGAGCACAGCGTATCCGCCCATTCCTGGAAGGTTGTGCAATATGCCAAAACACTAGCCGACATTGAGGAATCGAATGGAGTCGACATCGACTGGAAAAAGCTATACGAGATCACGAGCAGCCATGACTACGGAGAGATTTTCATCGGGGATATCAAGACGCCTGTAAAGCATCATTCCCTGGAGCTTCGGGCCATGCTGCAGCAAGTGGAGGAAGGCATGGTCGCCCATTTCATCGACGAGCATATTCCGGAGGAATTCAAGCCGATTTTTCGCAGACAGCTGCGCGAAGGCAAGGACGATTCCGTTGAAGGACGAATCCTCGAGGTTGCGGACAAAATGGATCAAGTCTATGAGGCTTTTGCAGAACTTGCGCGCGGCAACACCGAAAAGGAATTCATCGTCATGTATCGTAATGCCCTGATCAAAATCAAAAGCATCGAGCTGCACTGCGTAGACTATTTCTTGCAGTATATTTTGCCCGATTTGGTTCGCGAAGGATCCCGTTCCCCGATCAATATTGAACAAATCACGAACGAAGCTCTTTCCTCATAA
- a CDS encoding methyl-accepting chemotaxis protein, whose translation MKWIANQKISHKINSLIVLSLLFLAVIGTIGFASLKAVNANAKGMYEDKMLPNEALSQLITISTQIDSYQTKLILGDARVDRAGTTAKLDQLKQQDAATRKQLEGYGKNAVDQDLYKQYLKLVDFGEKHYARVKELLSENNATEAYVYYDLNFRTNIESIVTVLRQMKSINLEIAEQFNQQNSKQARNIMALELIVVLAAIVISGTAGLYISRMINKPIKELQKVMAMAESGNLAVKGSYQSKDELGELTKNFNGMIGAIREMISNMTAQSSVIATNTEKLLSNAETMTLHSSHNAEELQEVASQAVIQSHSIQESSRAVEEMAAGVQKITEATASVADFANHSSKQADTGSVRIERIHGQMNAILLSSKETEEVIRTFHQQTEEIGKAVHTIQEIAEEVNILSLNASIEAARAGEYGRGFAVVAEEVKRLADHSKQSSLDIVTIVNRIQERSSHAVMLVDKEQHEVQQGMTEMHAAKIAFEEINASVQQLTEQLHEVSASAEEISASTEEVTATLLHLNGAIEQSSNQTVHVAQSTNEQVTVIQHMKDDVHDLSGVAVELQVLAGKFKL comes from the coding sequence ATGAAATGGATCGCCAATCAAAAAATATCGCACAAGATCAACAGCTTAATCGTACTTTCTTTGCTGTTTCTGGCTGTCATCGGAACAATCGGGTTCGCGTCTTTAAAGGCCGTCAATGCCAATGCGAAGGGAATGTACGAAGACAAGATGCTGCCGAATGAAGCATTAAGTCAACTCATTACGATCAGCACTCAAATCGATTCTTATCAAACCAAACTGATTTTGGGGGATGCCAGAGTGGATCGTGCCGGCACAACCGCTAAGCTTGACCAGCTTAAGCAGCAGGATGCAGCGACGAGAAAGCAGCTTGAGGGTTATGGAAAGAACGCCGTGGATCAGGATCTTTACAAACAGTATTTGAAGTTAGTCGATTTCGGTGAAAAGCATTACGCGCGCGTAAAAGAGCTGCTGAGCGAAAACAATGCGACGGAGGCCTACGTATACTATGATTTGAATTTCAGGACGAATATCGAAAGCATCGTAACCGTGTTAAGGCAAATGAAGTCCATAAATCTGGAAATCGCCGAGCAGTTTAATCAGCAGAATAGTAAGCAGGCCCGAAATATTATGGCTCTCGAGCTGATTGTCGTGCTGGCTGCGATCGTGATCTCCGGTACGGCAGGTCTATACATATCCCGCATGATTAACAAGCCGATTAAAGAGCTGCAGAAGGTAATGGCCATGGCGGAATCGGGTAACCTGGCGGTCAAGGGCAGCTATCAATCCAAGGATGAGTTAGGAGAACTTACGAAGAACTTTAACGGCATGATTGGAGCGATTCGCGAAATGATTTCCAACATGACTGCACAATCATCCGTGATTGCCACCAATACCGAAAAACTGCTGTCTAATGCCGAAACGATGACCCTGCATTCTTCCCACAATGCCGAAGAGCTGCAGGAGGTCGCATCGCAGGCAGTCATCCAATCCCACAGCATTCAGGAGAGCAGCCGAGCCGTGGAGGAAATGGCCGCCGGAGTTCAAAAGATTACGGAAGCCACCGCATCCGTTGCGGACTTTGCCAATCATTCCTCCAAACAGGCCGACACGGGCAGCGTGCGGATCGAGCGTATTCATGGCCAGATGAACGCCATTCTGCTGAGCTCGAAAGAAACGGAGGAAGTGATCCGCACCTTCCATCAGCAGACCGAGGAAATCGGAAAAGCCGTGCATACGATTCAGGAGATCGCGGAGGAAGTCAACATCCTGTCGCTGAACGCTTCTATCGAAGCGGCCCGAGCCGGCGAATACGGGAGAGGATTTGCCGTGGTGGCAGAGGAAGTGAAAAGATTGGCAGACCACTCCAAACAATCCTCCCTGGACATTGTGACCATCGTGAACCGGATTCAGGAGCGCTCCTCGCATGCGGTCATGCTCGTCGATAAGGAACAGCACGAGGTGCAGCAGGGCATGACGGAGATGCACGCAGCCAAAATCGCCTTTGAAGAAATCAATGCGTCCGTACAGCAGCTGACTGAGCAGTTGCATGAAGTGTCGGCCTCCGCGGAGGAAATTTCAGCAAGCACGGAAGAGGTGACGGCTACGCTTCTCCATTTGAATGGAGCAATCGAACAATCGTCGAACCAAACGGTGCATGTTGCCCAATCGACGAACGAACAAGTAACCGTCATTCAGCATATGAAGGATGATGTGCATGACCTCAGCGGGGTCGCGGTCGAGCTTCAAGTGCTGGCA